One genomic window of Halovivax cerinus includes the following:
- a CDS encoding MaoC/PaaZ C-terminal domain-containing protein, whose translation MPYSYEPHYFEDLEMGQTFESAARTITESDFVFHSMFTGDWTELHTNAEYSEDGPFGARIAHGPMTFIVATGLFQRTGIVERTVVAFLGMNYMDIPNPLYIDDTISGEYEVTELRELDSRDDAGYVEIDTTMTTDDGRSVFEGDMKFLFKRRDAE comes from the coding sequence ATGCCCTATAGCTACGAACCACACTACTTCGAGGACCTCGAGATGGGTCAGACGTTCGAGAGCGCGGCCCGAACGATCACCGAGTCGGACTTCGTCTTCCACTCGATGTTTACCGGCGACTGGACGGAACTCCACACCAACGCCGAGTACTCCGAAGATGGCCCATTCGGCGCACGCATCGCCCACGGACCGATGACGTTCATCGTCGCGACCGGGCTCTTCCAGCGGACGGGCATCGTCGAACGTACCGTCGTCGCCTTCCTCGGGATGAACTACATGGACATTCCGAACCCGCTGTACATCGACGACACGATCAGCGGCGAGTACGAGGTGACGGAACTGCGCGAACTCGACAGCCGCGACGACGCCGGCTACGTCGAGATCGACACCACGATGACCACCGACGACGGCCGTTCCGTCTTCGAGGGTGATATGAAGTTCCTGTTCAAGCGCCGAGACGCCGAGTGA
- a CDS encoding vWA domain-containing protein, translating into MTLGIGDSRSNTDSWSAGKSGSSSTEAGFGTDTDARTDRSISAVAGIVLLFGMVAIGAAVLAVSGMALVDSLEAESTHQQGLNELSQLDHTLATQGYDPDDVRSFALSGEYEMVQDGTLTITAKGQFGSEEPVVPDLPLQTVRLDAPGEGTVGYQGGGIFVGDDESSYVHKDPSLRYGSENASGVESKRLSFSVVDLQGNLSQGENRVEQQARNRSRETLQNITYVTGVEIRIENSTYHHAWASFLSEEFGSSAVSHFTGNQTVVVDADIDHDRPFSQYIEVYPDIYGGLHVESTRNVALESNTLSVDNYDSRNGTYDASNASPDLFTIDVPHDKRVNLRPSADIDGLPVSNGSIRFGQGPSVTPFAFYGNANESAQHNPDVLTAKLTRNGFDSIDSIDTEVANAIGLLDGTADPLPINGPIDEGLYVSSSNVDLSNDPIETGSGSAVHIGVTGDLTMEDVAVTGSGQTHIYVTGDVELSNVTIPNQTASSLWIYGTSNADIEIDETFQGVVYAPGSTSLELDDGTEIYGSVVAGEPDIGDDVDVHFDRALRSAEALADDDLNQSWSASEPNDLDVSFVLDATGSMEWNDEYDQIEPATKNAIDMLSPGYHRAGVFEFNTEGRTRHEISHDLDSVKETVRAEEEGGTNISTGMKVALDNHAAVDDGGEKHMILLTDGANDVPCYWNCEEANEHANETTIAQASRAAADDVTIWTIAFDAADAGMMQNISNTTGGEYYEIHGADEIEAVMEQILNEVIEEEESLELAVNLDFEAKPRPNHHAFDVQTFQFTLDS; encoded by the coding sequence ATGACGCTGGGGATTGGGGACTCTCGGTCGAACACAGACTCGTGGTCGGCCGGCAAATCAGGCTCGTCGTCGACCGAAGCTGGATTCGGCACCGATACAGACGCACGAACGGATCGGAGTATCTCCGCAGTCGCCGGCATCGTCCTCCTGTTCGGCATGGTGGCCATCGGTGCCGCGGTACTCGCGGTCTCCGGAATGGCACTCGTCGACTCCCTGGAAGCGGAGTCGACTCACCAGCAAGGCTTGAACGAACTGTCCCAACTGGACCACACGCTGGCGACGCAAGGGTACGACCCCGACGACGTCCGCTCGTTTGCACTCTCCGGCGAGTACGAGATGGTACAGGACGGGACGCTCACCATCACCGCGAAGGGACAGTTCGGCTCGGAAGAACCGGTCGTTCCGGACCTTCCGCTCCAGACGGTTCGGCTCGACGCACCGGGTGAGGGCACTGTCGGATACCAGGGTGGTGGAATCTTCGTCGGTGACGACGAGAGCAGTTACGTCCACAAAGACCCCTCACTTCGGTACGGGTCGGAGAACGCCTCCGGCGTCGAATCGAAGCGGCTGTCGTTCTCCGTCGTCGACCTCCAGGGCAACCTCAGTCAGGGTGAGAATCGCGTCGAACAACAGGCTCGGAACCGATCCCGCGAAACGCTCCAGAACATCACGTACGTCACCGGCGTGGAGATCCGCATCGAAAACTCGACGTATCACCACGCCTGGGCGAGCTTCCTTTCGGAAGAGTTCGGCTCCTCCGCGGTCAGCCACTTCACGGGGAACCAGACCGTCGTCGTCGACGCCGACATCGATCACGACCGGCCGTTCTCACAGTACATCGAAGTCTATCCGGACATCTACGGCGGCCTTCACGTCGAGTCGACGCGCAACGTGGCTCTCGAGTCGAACACGCTCTCCGTCGACAACTACGACAGTCGAAACGGAACGTACGACGCCTCGAACGCCTCTCCGGACCTCTTCACCATCGACGTCCCCCACGACAAGCGCGTGAATCTCCGTCCGAGCGCCGACATCGACGGGTTACCGGTGTCGAACGGAAGCATCAGATTCGGTCAGGGACCGAGCGTCACCCCCTTCGCGTTCTACGGGAACGCGAACGAGTCCGCCCAGCACAACCCGGACGTCCTCACTGCGAAGCTCACCAGGAACGGCTTCGATTCGATCGATTCGATCGACACCGAAGTGGCCAACGCGATCGGGCTCCTCGACGGCACCGCCGATCCACTCCCCATCAACGGGCCCATCGACGAGGGGCTATACGTGTCGAGCAGCAATGTCGATCTGTCGAATGACCCCATCGAAACGGGGTCCGGCTCCGCTGTACACATCGGCGTAACAGGTGACCTGACGATGGAAGATGTCGCCGTGACCGGGTCCGGACAGACCCACATTTACGTCACCGGAGACGTCGAACTTTCCAACGTCACGATACCCAACCAGACGGCAAGTAGCCTCTGGATCTACGGGACGTCGAACGCCGACATCGAGATCGATGAAACGTTCCAGGGCGTCGTCTACGCGCCGGGAAGCACGTCGCTCGAACTCGACGACGGGACCGAAATCTACGGCAGCGTCGTCGCCGGGGAACCGGACATCGGCGACGACGTCGACGTCCACTTCGATCGCGCGCTCAGATCCGCCGAGGCACTGGCCGACGACGATCTCAACCAGTCGTGGTCTGCCAGCGAGCCCAACGATCTGGACGTGAGCTTCGTCCTCGACGCGACCGGGTCGATGGAATGGAACGACGAGTACGACCAGATCGAACCGGCGACGAAGAACGCGATCGATATGCTCAGCCCCGGGTACCATCGAGCCGGCGTCTTCGAGTTCAACACCGAGGGACGGACGCGACACGAGATCAGCCACGATCTCGACTCGGTAAAGGAGACCGTTCGCGCCGAGGAAGAGGGCGGAACCAACATCAGCACGGGGATGAAGGTCGCGCTCGACAATCACGCCGCAGTCGACGACGGAGGCGAGAAACACATGATCCTCCTGACTGACGGCGCAAACGACGTCCCGTGTTATTGGAACTGTGAGGAGGCGAACGAACACGCGAACGAGACGACGATCGCCCAGGCGAGTCGAGCCGCAGCGGACGACGTGACGATCTGGACTATCGCGTTCGACGCTGCCGACGCCGGGATGATGCAAAACATATCCAACACTACCGGCGGCGAGTACTACGAAATTCACGGTGCAGACGAGATCGAGGCGGTCATGGAACAGATCCTGAACGAGGTCATCGAGGAAGAAGAGAGCCTCGAACTCGCTGTCAATCTCGATTTCGAGGCCAAACCCCGTCCGAACCACCACGCGTTCGACGTCCAGACGTTCCAGTTCACACTCGACAGCTAG
- a CDS encoding glutathione S-transferase family protein, translating to MNTLVDGEWRTDAFETTDESGSFDRQETQYRDWIRDDPDARFRPEPDRYHLYVSYACPWAHRTLIARRLLGLEDAIPVSVVDPFRDEGGWQFTSEKDGCTRDRVHDVEYLRELYVRSDPDATCRVTVPVLWDTETDTIVNNESREIMRMFDTAFEEYTTTERTLLPDGTKPRVDEILDEIYEPINNGVYRAGFATEQEPYDEAIDDLFDALDHWDSVLADQRYLAGDHLTEADVAMFTTLIRFDRVYHTHFMCNVRRIVDYDHLWPYLRDVYQTPSVAETVRMDHIAEHYYTTHPDVNPHRIVARGPDLDLDAAHDRDRLGADEPLASSA from the coding sequence ATGAACACCCTCGTCGACGGCGAGTGGCGAACCGACGCGTTCGAAACGACGGACGAATCGGGGTCGTTCGACCGCCAGGAGACCCAGTATCGCGACTGGATACGGGACGATCCAGACGCGCGGTTTCGGCCGGAACCCGACAGGTACCACCTGTACGTCTCGTACGCGTGCCCCTGGGCGCATCGAACGCTGATCGCTCGCCGACTCCTCGGTCTCGAGGATGCCATTCCGGTGTCGGTCGTCGACCCGTTCCGCGACGAGGGCGGCTGGCAGTTCACGTCCGAGAAAGACGGATGTACACGCGACCGCGTCCACGACGTCGAGTACCTCCGCGAACTGTACGTGCGCTCCGATCCCGACGCGACGTGCAGGGTCACCGTCCCAGTCCTCTGGGACACGGAGACGGACACCATCGTCAACAACGAATCGCGCGAGATCATGCGGATGTTCGATACCGCGTTCGAGGAGTACACGACGACCGAGCGGACGCTCCTGCCCGACGGCACCAAACCGCGCGTGGACGAGATCCTCGACGAGATCTACGAGCCGATCAACAACGGCGTCTACCGCGCCGGCTTCGCCACCGAGCAGGAGCCCTACGACGAGGCCATCGACGACCTCTTCGATGCGCTCGATCACTGGGACTCCGTTCTGGCTGACCAGCGGTATCTGGCCGGTGATCACCTCACCGAAGCGGACGTCGCGATGTTCACGACGCTGATACGCTTCGACAGAGTGTACCACACACACTTCATGTGCAACGTCAGGCGCATCGTCGACTACGACCACCTCTGGCCGTACCTCCGTGACGTCTACCAGACGCCGAGTGTCGCCGAGACGGTTCGCATGGACCACATCGCAGAACACTACTACACCACCCATCCTGACGTAAATCCACACCGCATCGTCGCTCGCGGGCCCGACCTCGACCTCGACGCGGCGCACGACAGGGATCGGCTGGGCGCGGACGAACCACTCGCGTCGTCGGCGTGA
- a CDS encoding DNA methyltransferase yields MNERERDPTRRAASDTDGSADESYRREGSRPVTDGGDVDADELADHQTHLEGRGIYDERNRLNDLTGREWKFATKSVITERYPPDVQHDLRSEHGGQKPPRLCADLIERFSKAGDRVLDPFAGVGGTLLGASFCEHEGTGLREAIGFERTARWIEIYETVLERENDERRECGDAPLAAQDLRHGHCAELIDEIDDGSIDLLFTDVPFWHMDELEQTRNRAEVRESKLDSFDESTDGPAAWPDKDDWLADMGSWFDRFEDALAPGGYAVVFIGDMYREQSYEFLSADLARTLEAETPLTLKANLIWYDPLKDLHVYGYPYAFVPSMVHQNVLVFRTEADTK; encoded by the coding sequence ATGAACGAGCGGGAGCGGGATCCGACGCGACGCGCCGCGAGCGACACCGACGGTTCGGCGGACGAGTCGTACCGACGCGAGGGATCGCGTCCCGTCACGGACGGTGGAGACGTCGACGCCGACGAACTGGCTGATCACCAGACCCACCTCGAAGGGCGGGGCATCTACGACGAGCGAAACCGGCTCAACGATCTCACCGGTCGCGAGTGGAAGTTCGCGACGAAGTCCGTCATCACCGAGCGATACCCGCCCGACGTCCAGCACGATCTCCGGAGCGAACACGGCGGACAGAAGCCCCCGCGTCTCTGCGCTGACCTGATCGAACGATTCAGCAAGGCCGGCGATCGGGTGCTCGATCCGTTCGCCGGTGTTGGCGGCACCCTCCTCGGCGCGAGTTTCTGCGAACACGAGGGAACGGGCCTGCGTGAGGCGATCGGCTTCGAGCGGACTGCCCGCTGGATCGAGATCTACGAGACCGTCCTGGAGCGAGAGAACGACGAACGACGCGAGTGTGGCGACGCGCCGCTTGCCGCCCAGGACCTCCGCCACGGCCACTGTGCGGAGCTGATCGACGAGATCGACGACGGGTCGATCGACCTCCTGTTCACGGACGTCCCGTTCTGGCACATGGACGAACTCGAACAGACCAGAAACCGGGCGGAGGTGCGAGAGAGCAAGCTCGATTCGTTCGACGAATCGACCGATGGTCCGGCCGCGTGGCCGGACAAGGACGACTGGCTGGCGGACATGGGGTCGTGGTTCGACCGGTTCGAGGACGCACTCGCACCCGGCGGGTACGCCGTCGTCTTCATCGGCGACATGTACCGCGAGCAGTCCTACGAGTTCCTCTCGGCCGACCTGGCTCGCACGCTCGAGGCCGAGACACCGTTGACGCTCAAGGCGAATCTGATCTGGTACGACCCGTTGAAGGACCTCCACGTCTACGGGTACCCCTACGCGTTCGTTCCCTCGATGGTCCACCAGAACGTGCTCGTCTTTCGAACCGAAGCCGATACGAAGTAA
- a CDS encoding potassium channel family protein has translation MHTVIVGYGRVGRRTARILREEGHGVTIVDSDASRTDRATDAGFTAVTGSGDDEHVLVDAGIETADAVGAFTPDLNVNFSACMIGDHHDCRTVLRIDEDYRAELYERYAENVDDVVYPERLGAAGAKTALLGGNFNVVTELAADLQLRVVEVEAGSPAIGRRLTELDLPTEVRVYAHGSDDEALTIPLPGIELAAGDELAVITDDASVESLRTQFSAA, from the coding sequence ATGCACACTGTTATCGTGGGGTATGGGCGGGTCGGTCGTCGGACCGCTCGAATTCTGAGAGAAGAAGGCCACGGCGTGACGATCGTCGATTCGGACGCGTCACGGACGGATCGAGCGACGGACGCCGGATTCACGGCGGTGACTGGGAGTGGCGACGACGAGCACGTTCTGGTCGACGCCGGGATCGAGACCGCTGACGCGGTCGGTGCGTTCACACCCGACCTGAACGTGAACTTCTCGGCCTGTATGATCGGCGATCATCACGACTGTCGGACGGTGTTGCGAATCGACGAAGACTACCGTGCGGAGTTGTACGAACGCTACGCTGAGAACGTGGACGACGTGGTCTATCCGGAGCGACTGGGCGCAGCGGGTGCGAAAACGGCGCTCCTCGGCGGTAACTTCAACGTCGTGACCGAGCTCGCGGCCGATCTCCAGCTCCGCGTCGTCGAGGTGGAGGCGGGATCGCCGGCGATCGGCCGCCGCCTGACCGAACTCGACCTGCCGACGGAGGTCCGCGTGTACGCTCACGGGAGCGACGACGAGGCGCTAACCATCCCGCTGCCGGGGATCGAACTCGCCGCTGGCGACGAACTCGCCGTCATCACTGACGACGCCTCGGTCGAGTCGTTACGGACGCAGTTTTCGGCCGCCTGA
- a CDS encoding DUF7289 family protein, which yields MTVGNPAPGGDGTPRRAQVEVIGVVLLVGLVAIGALGLMLVASGAVSDTQSQAEQERVQQSFVQLGQTMTTETTDRETPSSMSFDAGDSGAITKTNAGNITIKGGDVNVTRSVGAIEYRHTDGGIIAYQAGAVFAERGNQTEVLSRPPITYDADGESLRFPITNLREQKDLSSGPISIRTNSTDPMQRANLVRNDTVTVTIESPYYRGWETYFEEEAGSGVVDAVHHSNQTVVVKFGYFDIDEAVQNGATIGGKDPKYLHDQHGNIGNEYRMGMLLPEMDPVITELVQDAKTDPSTKDPATHSTLTAGRYYVDEIDGNVEEDVDLSTGNVTLVIGGDVKLDAGSIHVTNRDAAEKNVLRIYAAGDEFALDGDICIESGGGCAGDATAIQFYGPSTMGVDLGPGSGGTFEGILYVASNEEKKWWNNAGGRCDDHHQVREQANGADFTGSMIAYSVCAHSNGNDFDYDQNLTNRDLDPYPDGYSLPPQLTYLNVAVHEMDVDND from the coding sequence ATGACTGTCGGAAATCCTGCGCCGGGGGGAGACGGAACGCCGAGGCGGGCGCAGGTGGAAGTAATCGGCGTCGTTCTCCTCGTCGGACTCGTCGCGATCGGCGCCCTTGGGCTGATGCTCGTCGCGAGCGGAGCCGTCTCCGACACGCAAAGTCAGGCCGAGCAGGAACGCGTCCAGCAATCGTTCGTCCAGCTGGGTCAGACGATGACGACGGAAACGACGGACCGAGAAACGCCGAGTTCGATGTCCTTCGATGCGGGGGACTCCGGGGCGATTACGAAAACCAACGCGGGCAATATCACCATCAAGGGTGGAGACGTCAACGTCACGCGGTCGGTCGGAGCGATCGAGTACAGACACACGGACGGAGGTATCATCGCCTACCAGGCCGGGGCTGTCTTCGCCGAACGTGGAAATCAAACCGAAGTCCTGTCTCGTCCACCGATCACGTACGATGCGGACGGCGAATCGCTTCGGTTCCCGATCACCAACCTGCGAGAGCAGAAGGATCTGTCGTCCGGACCGATCTCCATCCGAACCAACTCGACCGACCCGATGCAACGGGCGAATCTCGTGAGAAACGACACCGTCACCGTCACAATTGAGAGTCCGTACTACCGCGGCTGGGAGACGTACTTCGAGGAGGAAGCGGGATCCGGCGTCGTCGACGCCGTCCATCACTCGAACCAAACTGTCGTCGTCAAGTTCGGATACTTCGACATCGACGAAGCGGTCCAAAACGGCGCGACGATCGGCGGGAAAGACCCGAAATACCTCCACGATCAACACGGGAATATCGGCAACGAGTACCGGATGGGGATGCTCCTCCCGGAGATGGACCCCGTGATTACCGAGCTCGTTCAGGACGCGAAAACCGATCCGTCGACGAAAGATCCCGCTACCCACTCGACACTCACCGCCGGGAGATACTACGTCGACGAAATCGACGGCAACGTAGAGGAAGACGTCGATCTCTCGACTGGCAACGTTACCCTCGTGATCGGAGGCGACGTGAAACTCGACGCCGGAAGTATCCACGTCACCAACCGTGACGCGGCGGAGAAGAACGTATTGCGCATATACGCGGCCGGGGACGAGTTCGCCCTCGATGGAGACATCTGTATCGAGTCCGGCGGGGGCTGTGCTGGCGATGCTACCGCGATCCAGTTTTACGGCCCGTCGACCATGGGTGTCGACCTCGGCCCTGGATCTGGTGGAACGTTCGAGGGAATACTATACGTTGCATCGAATGAAGAGAAGAAGTGGTGGAACAACGCCGGAGGTCGGTGCGACGATCATCACCAGGTCCGCGAGCAAGCAAACGGGGCCGACTTCACCGGATCGATGATCGCCTACTCCGTCTGCGCCCACTCGAACGGAAACGATTTCGACTACGACCAGAATCTCACGAACCGTGATCTGGACCCCTACCCGGACGGCTACTCGCTGCCGCCACAGCTTACGTATCTGAACGTCGCCGTCCACGAGATGGACGTCGACAACGACTAA